TTCGGATTTGAGTCCCATGGCTCCGAAACCTTCGACCTTGCAATCGATATTGTGATCGCCTTCGCTCAGGCGGATATTCTTCACCTTGGTACCGGCCTTGATCGGTTTGGGAGCTCCCTTTACGGGTAGGTCCTTGATGATGATCACAGCATCCCCATCACTCAATTCGTTTCCATTGGAGTCCAGCACACGGGGAGTGTCGTTTTCTTGCTCTTCTTCTGGATTCCATTCATGTCCGCACTCGGGGCAGGCAAAGAGTGAGTCGCTCATAGCATAGCCATAAGGCGATGAGCAGGATGGACAGGTCTTCATCTCTTCGGACATGCTACTTTGTTTTTGTTAGAAAGGGGTCTGGTTATCTGGAAAGGGCACAAGGTAGGGCATTCGGATGATCGAGAAAGAGACATCTCAGGGGGACCTGGGTCGACTCATTGAAACATCGATCGGTAGACCCTATTGGAATGAGTACCTTCGCAGTCTCTAAAAAACGCCATTCTTGGCTTAATCCTTTCTTATATAGAATGGCATTTATCGATCGTATTTTACAGACTCCCTCTTATGGCTGGGCAGATGAGAATGGAGAACTGGTGACTCCATCTTTCAAGCGTCTATTGCAAGAGGCCTTCAGTCGGGTCAACATCTTCAAGACACGCAAGAACTGGATCCCCTTCATTAATTGGATGGTGATCCTGTGCATGCTTCCTTTCTTCTATTTCTTCATGGTGCATTATTTCAGTCTGGTACATCTCGGCTGGTTCTTGCTCTATGCCATGATCATCATGAGTACCCATGGTACCATCTGGTATCACCGATTCAGTACCCATCAGGCTTACACCTTCAGCCACCCGGTGTGGAGATTCATCACGCAGAATCTGGTCATCCGCACCTTTCTTGAAGAAGTCTATGTGGTCTCGCACCATGTACACCACTCTAAATCCGATATGCCCGGTGATCCTTACAATGCCAAAGCCGGTCTGTGGTATTGCATGTTGTCCGATGTGAATCACCAGGCCATCGCCAAGGACTTGAGCGAGGCAGAGTACAAAGGAGTGCTTGGTCTGATGGCCCATACGGGTATCTCCATGAATAATTATTCCCAGTATCAGAAATGGGGCTCTGTGGCCCGTCCATGGCATTCGGTCATTCACATTTTGCTCAATTGGGTCTTCTGGTATGCGGCATTCTATCTGCTCGGGGGTCATGGATTGGCCTGTACAATGTTCAGCGCGGCCATGTTCTGGTATGTGCTGGTGCGTGCCTTTAATTACACGGGTCACGGTAAGGGCGAGGATAAGCGCCAAGAGGGAATAGACTTCGATCAGAGCAATCTCTCGATCAATCAAACACGTCCTGGACTCTTCTCTGGAGAATGGCATAACAATCACCATCTCTACCCTCGTAGTGCGCGAGCAGGCTTCTTACCCTACCAGATCGATCTGGCCTGGATCTATATCTACTGTATGCATAAGCTGGGAGCTGTGGCCACCTATCGGGATGCCAAGCAGCAGTTCTTGGAGAAATTTGCGCAGAAGGTGCAGAAAACAGAAGAGTGTTCCCCTAGTTCACAGGCTCAATAGATCGGCCCACTTCAAAAGTACTAGCATCAGGAAGGTCAGCCCGGTGCTGAGATAGATGGCCCCCTGCCAGTGATAGGTCTGTACGGTCCAGTTCTTCCACATGGCCTTGCCATACTCCCGTTTGAAATATTTCCGTGTGACCCGCCAGATCAATAGGGTATTGAACACGAAGAGTGAGAGGGCGATGATCCAGAAATTCTCCATGCACGGAAGATAGTGAAATCGCTTAGGGAAGATGCTGTTCAGGTTTCGTGTATACCTGGATCGGATTCTAAGCGTCCAAGGGGAGGTACCGCTCCTCGATCATCTTGAAATGATGGATCTGATGCGCAGTGATAGTGAGTCCGATGGCATCCAGTGGCATCTCGTAATCGAAGAAGTTGCATCGGGTGTTCAGGATATCGGAATCGAAGGACTTGAACATCATGATGGTCGATTGCCTGACAATGCGCATCTCATCGATCAAGTGTTCGATGGTCAATTGATCGGCATTGGAGTGCTGCCCCATGATCTCCTGGTCATGTGCCACTGGGATGGTCCCTTCTCCACGTGCAAAGAGCACGGCTCTGAAGCACCAGATACGTTCCCAGTC
This genomic window from Flavobacteriales bacterium contains:
- a CDS encoding acyl-CoA desaturase: MAFIDRILQTPSYGWADENGELVTPSFKRLLQEAFSRVNIFKTRKNWIPFINWMVILCMLPFFYFFMVHYFSLVHLGWFLLYAMIIMSTHGTIWYHRFSTHQAYTFSHPVWRFITQNLVIRTFLEEVYVVSHHVHHSKSDMPGDPYNAKAGLWYCMLSDVNHQAIAKDLSEAEYKGVLGLMAHTGISMNNYSQYQKWGSVARPWHSVIHILLNWVFWYAAFYLLGGHGLACTMFSAAMFWYVLVRAFNYTGHGKGEDKRQEGIDFDQSNLSINQTRPGLFSGEWHNNHHLYPRSARAGFLPYQIDLAWIYIYCMHKLGAVATYRDAKQQFLEKFAQKVQKTEECSPSSQAQ
- a CDS encoding DinB family protein, with the translated sequence MEEAEDNTDPEFLTYVYKLNAGTELMEALDLSMKDIDSLDIAQLKRIGLKTYEEGKWSIHTIFQHLIDWERIWCFRAVLFARGEGTIPVAHDQEIMGQHSNADQLTIEHLIDEMRIVRQSTIMMFKSFDSDILNTRCNFFDYEMPLDAIGLTITAHQIHHFKMIEERYLPLDA
- a CDS encoding alkylphosphonate utilization protein, whose product is MSEEMKTCPSCSSPYGYAMSDSLFACPECGHEWNPEEEQENDTPRVLDSNGNELSDGDAVIIIKDLPVKGAPKPIKAGTKVKNIRLSEGDHNIDCKVEGFGAMGLKSEFVKKA